TCCTGAAAGACCCTCCCCTTTCCTGTGTCAGAGACCAACACCCCCAACTCTAAGGTTCTCCTTGACAAGACAGGTGCCCCAGGAGAGCCAGTTTCAATCCAGAACCTAAGGACTGGGACGCAAGTTCCATTTTACGACTCCACACAACACAGGgctgtttggtttggcttttgctTGCTGAAGCAGTGTGTGCATCAGCAGCTACGCTGTGGTCAGCGAGCACTGTCACCACACTCATATAGGCCCCTGGGAGCACACCCGGGCTTTCAGCTCTGCCCCAGGCGATGTACTCGGATCCCAGAGCCAACTCTTCAGACAACACAACCCAATCTGCCTTCTGCCGAAAGCCTCGGGGCTCCAGGTGACCCTGGACAATGGTCCTACCTGTCCCCTCCTGATCCTTTGTCTGCTGGGGGAGCCACCTTCATTTCCCAGTAGTCCTCTGTTGCACCCAGTGTTTGCACCAGCCATTTGCAGTTCCCTAGAAGGTTCTTGGACACCTTCCACCCAGGCATTTATCATTAAGGCATCCTCCAGGTCTCAACCTCTATGAGCTTGCACCTCCCGTGACCTTACTTGAAGTGCTTGTGGCCTCAGGGTTCACTTTCATGGCTTCTGGGAGGGGTCTGGTGGGTGCCTTTGGCCTTAGATGACACTCTGATTCCTCCTTTTCTGTAGATCCCTCTTGTCAGCTCCAGAAAGACCCTTCAAAACAAGAATGCCATCTCCTCTGGGCCCCCCACACCTCTCCCTCGGGGACTCCAAGACCACCACTGAGGAGCCTGAGGCCGCGCGACTCAGATTCCGGGGTTTCTGCTATGAGGAGGTAGAGGGGCCCCGAGAGGCGCTGTCCCGGCTTCGAGAGTTGTGTCACCAATGGCTGCAGCCTGAGTCACGCTCCAAAGAGCAGATGGTAGAGTTGCTGGTTTTGGAGCAGTTCCTTGGTGTGTTGCCCCCCGAGATCCAGGCCTGGGTTCAAGGGCAGCGACCGGGAAGCCCCGAGGAGGCTGCAGCCCTGGTTGAAGGGCTGCAACACGATCCTGGGCAGCTGCTGGGCTGGGTGAGTGTAAAGACGTTAGCTTCTTAGAGGGACAGGCTGAAGGTAGAGCCCCTGTGACATGCTTCTCTTCAGATCACAGCCCACATCCTGAAGCCAAAGATGCTTCTTACAGAAGCAAAGACAAAGGAGTCTTCAGGGAGCCACCACGTCGCAGTAGCTATGGAGTCCTCCAAGGCAGGTCCAGCAGAGGCACCACAGGATGCTGGGATAGACAGATCTACCCAGATTGATTGCAATGTGAAGGAGGAAGCCAGTGCTGATGGACAGGAGATGGGTGAGGGGATGCAACATCAGAATTTCAAAGCCCTGGGTGTGTTGGGGTGTGGGGTATCCTAGGAGAGAGTGTACCAGGGCTGAGACTCCTGAAATAGGTCTACATGTCCCCAGTTGGATTAAAGACCCTAGAGAGACTAGAAAGCTGGATTTCTGTGATGCAACAAGATAAGGCTGACCTCCCACCAAGTCacatggcagaggcaggccaaggTCAATGCAGTAATTACAGCTTGACACTCCTTCCCATCTGCCTATCTTTCTCAGTATCCccaagtcccctccttccagcccAGACCCCAGAGGGACATCTTGGACACCAGGAACCAGCCTCCACATCCTCCCACCCAGGAAGGATCCAGGTAAGCAGCCTCCAGCAGGAAACGCAGGCCATGGGTGTAGGAGGGGGAGCGTCTCTCGTGGTTGTGTTCTGCCCTGTGGTCTTGTAGGATCCCCTGCCAGTGACTCATGTGTTTTTTCTTACTACTCCTGAGTAGGAAATACCTTCCCTCCCAGCAGGTTCTGAGAGCTGAAGACTAGACTGGTAGTCTCTCACTGGAAACGATTTAGGCCTCAGGTCTCAGGCCTGGTCCAGAGTGGCCAGAACTGGTGGGCATGGCTTCCTCACCTCCAGAGAAGTCAGTTACTGGAAAGGTTTGCAATACCCAGAGGCCATGGGCCAGCTGTGATGTGTGCAGGTGGAGAGGATCCCTGCAATCCTGAGTGCAGATCAAGACACTCTCCCTGAACGTGCCTCAAGTCCTCTCTACTGCTCTTCTCAAAGTACAGTGACCTAGAACCTTAGTTAAAAGCCCCTGCTACCTGAGCGTGTATAGTTAATGTGGAGGGGATAGGGATCTGGTCCTCTCCAGCTTCTCCCTGTTTCTGAGCCCCTCCACTTGGGAGCTCCCTTCCTCAATAGAATGTCTAGTTAAGGGGTGCTTCAAAGTTAAGAAACCCCTCTAGGATCCCTCTCTGGTGTCCTCGCTTCCGGCCAGCATCACCTCTAGATGTAGCCTAGAAATCCTGTTATTTTTCCCAACCTACCAAAGACCTACATGACAGACTTTAGGACAGAGAAAAAGGCAGATCTTTTAGGCAAGTAATTCTGTCCTTGGGAAGGCCGTTATAGGTCGGCCTCTGTCCTGCCACCAAACTCACCCTCTTCAGACCTTGCCTGAACCAGCTGGCAGAAAGTCCCTGACCTTTCTCCATCACTGttgcctcctctcctcttcaCAGTCCTGAAATTCTTCACAGTCCTGAAATTCTTCATTATTCTCAACCTTAGtgtttccaccaccaccaccacctttttggggttggtttggtttggtttggttttgagacagcatctctctacacagctctgtcagtcctgaaactagctatgtagaccaggctggccttgaactcacagagatatgcctgcccctgcctctgagcactgggatcaaaggtatgccccaccatgcctggctccttaatcctctttctaaaaaataaaattaaataaataaaggttttgggaatgtaactcagttggtagaatgcctgCCTGGCATTCACGAGGTCctaggttctatccccagcacttcataaactgggtgtggtaccactcacctgtaatcccagaactcaggaggtggagacaggaatatcagaagtttaaagtcatcctcagctacacaatgagtttgaggctagcctgggctacatagacccaATCTCACGCATACAGACCCCAATGaaggccaaaagaaaaaaaattacttaccCCAAGGaggtttccattttctttatcagtCTTGACAGAAAGTGGCTGAATTCCAGGTAGTCTCCTGGCCTTTTCCAGCACATCCTGTGCACAGTTTAGTGACCAGAAGAAGGACGGGGACAGCCACAGTATCTCTGTCGAAAACCCACCCAGCCACAATTTCGTCCTTCTGGCCATCTCTGAGATAGGCCACTGAGAAGACAGCTTACAGATGAAAGCTGATCCACTACTCACAAATGCCGGTTCTGATTTAGTCCTTAGCCTGTTGCAGATAACAATTAGGTAACCTGACACCCACTGGGTGGTGGATAAGGATGTGAGGCTGGGTGGGAGAGGCGGTGACTGGTTGCATCCTTGCAGAAGGAGTGGGCCCTGTTGGACTCATCACAAAAAGAGCTGTACTGGGgcgtgatgctggagaagtacGGCACAATGGTGTCCCAGGGTGAGGTTTGATGGCCCTCTCCCTGTCCTGTCTTCCCTGCCCCATTCTCCACGTGCTTCCCTGCATGCGCGCTAAGCCCCCCACTGGGGCTCCCGGTGCAGCGGCCCAGCATCTGGCTGCATCTCTTTCCTACCAGAAGGTGGCCACCCCCACACTTCTGTGCAAGCACCCATGTCACTGAGCCCCCAAATGAACGTTCTCCCCACCCCAGCAAGCCTGCCGCTGCTAGAGCCAGAAACACAAGTTGAGTCTGAGCGGAGGCCAAAACAGGAGATCCCACACGCAGGACCGGAGTCCCTCAGGAGCCATCTCCCAGAAGTGGGAGCCATTGCAGGTCCAGAGCTAGTTCAAGCCTGCGCATCCTCTCCAAGCGAGAGCCGGAGCCCTTGCAAGGACCCTTCAGGCTTGTCTCCCACACCACCGCTTGAAGCTCCTGTTAGGCCGGCACCTCGGAAGCTGTACACTTGTGAGC
The nucleotide sequence above comes from Peromyscus maniculatus bairdii isolate BWxNUB_F1_BW_parent chromosome 1, HU_Pman_BW_mat_3.1, whole genome shotgun sequence. Encoded proteins:
- the Znf446 gene encoding zinc finger protein 446, which translates into the protein MYSDPRANSSDNTTQSAFCRKPRGSRSLLSAPERPFKTRMPSPLGPPHLSLGDSKTTTEEPEAARLRFRGFCYEEVEGPREALSRLRELCHQWLQPESRSKEQMVELLVLEQFLGVLPPEIQAWVQGQRPGSPEEAAALVEGLQHDPGQLLGWITAHILKPKMLLTEAKTKESSGSHHVAVAMESSKAGPAEAPQDAGIDRSTQIDCNVKEEASADGQEMVSPSPLLPAQTPEGHLGHQEPASTSSHPGRIQKEWALLDSSQKELYWGVMLEKYGTMVSQASLPLLEPETQVESERRPKQEIPHAGPESLRSHLPEVGAIAGPELVQACASSPSESRSPCKDPSGLSPTPPLEAPVRPAPRKLYTCEQCGLSFDWKSVFVIHHRTHVRGPGLERPPQMSREPAIRCSTGLRGYVCVECGRSFSWKSQLVIHRKSHAGQRRHFCRDCGCSFDWKFQLVIHRKIHQPQGP